The following coding sequences are from one Saprospiraceae bacterium window:
- the lipB gene encoding lipoyl(octanoyl) transferase LipB, whose protein sequence is MNKILLKDLGLCDYAVAWEAQTKVHQNLIHQKRYPEENSAATPHQLIMCEHPHVYTLGKSGSKDNLLYPVQELDRIGATFYEINRGGDITYHGPGQLVVYPILDLEQIEADVHKYVRGLEEVIIKLCGTFQVQTERISGYTGVWVTQNDSKPRKICAIGVHLSRWVSLHGLAFNVYPDLNYFNHIVPCGISPEQMQVTSLEKEIGNKPNLEEVKKRFVQLFLEQFQLDLIP, encoded by the coding sequence GTGAATAAAATTTTACTCAAAGACCTTGGATTGTGCGATTATGCAGTTGCCTGGGAGGCTCAAACTAAGGTTCATCAAAACCTGATACATCAAAAAAGGTATCCGGAAGAAAATTCTGCTGCCACCCCTCACCAATTGATCATGTGCGAGCATCCACACGTATACACCTTAGGAAAATCTGGGTCAAAGGACAACTTACTCTATCCCGTACAGGAGCTGGACCGTATCGGTGCAACATTCTATGAGATCAACAGAGGAGGGGACATCACTTATCATGGACCGGGACAATTGGTGGTTTATCCAATACTTGATTTGGAACAAATCGAGGCTGACGTTCACAAATATGTTAGAGGTTTAGAGGAAGTGATCATAAAGCTCTGTGGTACTTTTCAGGTACAAACTGAAAGAATTAGTGGTTATACCGGCGTTTGGGTGACTCAAAATGACTCAAAACCAAGGAAAATATGTGCTATTGGAGTTCATCTCAGCAGATGGGTGAGCTTGCATGGTTTAGCTTTTAATGTCTATCCCGATTTGAATTACTTCAACCATATCGTCCCTTGTGGCATCTCTCCTGAACAGATGCAAGTGACTTCACTGGAGAAAGAAATCGGAAATAAGCCTAACTTGGAAGAAGTAAAAAAAAGATTTGTTCAGCTGTTTTTGGAACAATTTCAATTAGATTTGATTCCTTAG